GGACAGGTGGCCTTTCCCGGTGGCGCGGCGGATCCGGACGATCGGTCGCTTATCGCCACCGCGCTACGCGAAGCGCAGGAGGAAGTGGCGATTCCCCCGGCATCGGTTCAGATACTGGGAACGCTGCCGGCGTTCGACAGCGTCAGCGGCTATCAGGTCACTCCCGTGGTCGGCCTGCTGCCGGAGAACACGCCTTTTCATCCCAACGCCGACGAAGTCGCGGAACTGTTTGAAATGCCGCTGCGGGACGCTTTTGCCCTACAGCGTTACCATTCGCTGGATATCGAGCGCCGCCAGCAGCGCCACCGCGTCTATCTTTCCTGGTATCGGCAGCAGTTTGTCTGGGGGCTAACCGCGGCCATCATCCGTCATCTGGCGTTACAAGTAGCGACGTCGGAACCGGCGTAATCGCCCGGCCAGACGTCGAATCTGTCATAAGTTATTTTTCGGCATAACATAACTTTATTTCATGTGAAAAGCCGAATGTGGCAGCATACTCTTCACTACAATAGCGCGATCTATCGAGTTTTATTCTGGAGCGAGTCAGGTCTTCAACCATAACGCCGGATAATGGGCGCGATGGCGAGCAATGACCACTCGCTCCCCTATGGTGACAGGCAGTGCCTTAAAGGAGTTTCAGCGTGATAAGCGTATTCGACATGTTCAAAATCGGTATTGGCCCCTCCAGCTCTCACACGGTTGGACCGATGAAAGCCGGTAAACAATTTGTCGATGAACTGCAGCAAAGGGATTTGTTGTCCCGCACCGAACGGGTGACGGTGGAGGTTTACGGCTCCCTCGCCCTGACCGGCAAAGGCCACCATACCGATATTGCGATTATCCTGGGGCTGGCGGGCAATCAGCCGGATACCGTGGATATCGACGCCATCCCGGCGTTTATCCGGGATGTGGAACAAACTGAGCGCTTATCGCTGGCAGGCACGCATGAAGTCGCCTTTCCCCGCGAAGGCGGTATGATTTTCCGCGGCGAAAACCTGCCGCTGCACGAAAACGGCATGACGCTGACCGCCTTTGCCGCCGACCTTCCGCTGTTTCGCCAAACCTATTATTCGATCGGCGGCGGGTTTATCGTTGATGAAGCGCACTTTGGTCAGTCTCAGGAATCCACCTTCACTGTGCCGCATCCTTACCGCTCTGCGCGGGAAATTCTGGAACACTGCAAGCAAAGCGGTCTGTCTATCTCCGGCATGATGATGCGCAATGAGCTGGCGCTGCATAGCCGTCAGGAGATCGAGGACTATTTCGCCGCGGTCTGGCAGACCATGCGCGCCTGTATGGATCGCGGCATGAATACCGAGGGCGTGCTGCCCGGCCCGCTGCGGGTGCCGCGCCGTGCCGCCGCCCTGCGCCGCATGCTGGTGTCCTCTGACAAGCTGTCCAACGACCCGATGAACGTGGTGGATTGGGTCAACATGTTCGCACTGGCGGTCAATGAGGAAAACGCCGCCGGCGGGCGCGTGGTTACCGCCCCCACCAACGGCGCCTGCGGCATTGTGCCGGCGGTGCTGGCCTACTACGATCATTTTATCGAACCGGTCGGCCCCGGCATTTATCTGCGCTATTTTATGGCGGCTGGCGCGATCGGGACGCTGTATAAGATGAACGCCTCTATTTCCGGAGCGGAAGTCGGTTGCCAGGGCGAAGTGGGCGTGGCCTGTTCGATGGCGGCGGCTGGCCTGGCCGAACTGCTGGGCGCCAGCCCGGAACAGGTGTGCGTGGCCGCCGAGATCGGCATGGAACACAATCTGGGGCTGACCTGCGATCCGGTGGCCGGTCAGGTACAGGTGCCTTGCATCGAGCGCAACGCCATCGCGGCGGTCAAAGCCATCAACGCCACCCGCATGGCGGTACGCCGCACCACTGAAGCCCGTGTGTCACTCGACAAGGTGATTGAAACCATGTACGAAACCGGCAAAGACATGAACGCCAAATACCGCGAAACCTCCCGCGGCGGTCTGGCTATCAAGGTGCAGTGCGACTAAGGCGCAGTGCGACTGACCGATACCGCGCCGGCGGCTACATTTCGCCGGCGTGGATGCTACTGATTAAAAAAAACGCTGGCGACCGCCGTTACCGCCCCAGAAACAACCGGGGTTGGGCTGCGTTGGACGTCACCTGGAATACCGCTACCGCCTGAACCAGCTGCTGAGCCTGTTCTTTCAGGTTCTCCGCCGCCGCCGCGCTCTCTTCCACCAGTGCGGCGTTCTGCTGTGTGACCGTGTCAATCTGCGTGATGGCCTGTCCCACCTGTTTCACGCCCGAACTTTGTTCCAGGCTGGAGGCGCTGATTTCCGACACAATATCGGTGACCTGATTGATCGCCGCCACAATCTGCGTCATGGTCGCGCCGGTTTCATCCACCAGTTGGCTACCTTGTTCAACCTGACCGACACTGTTGGTAATCAACGTGCTGATCTCTTTGGCGGCGTTCGCGCTTCGCTGCGCGAGACTGCGCACTTCGGAAGCGACGACCGCAAAACCACGCCCTTGCTCGCCCGCCCGTGCCGCTTCCACCGCCGCATTCAGCGCCAGAATATTGGTCTGGAAAGCGATGCTATCGATCACGTTGATGATGTCCGAAATCTTTTTCGAACTGTCGTTGATGCCTTTCATGGTTTCGATCACGCGTTCAACCATGTTCCCGCCTTCCGCCGCCAACGTCGACGCGCCTAACGCCAGCTGATTAGCCTGACGCGCGTTTTCAGCGTTATTGCTGACGGTAGAGCCTAACTGCTCCATAGTGGCGGAAGTTTGTTGCAGCGCGCTGGCCTGTTCTTCAGTGCGCTGACTCAGGTCCTGATTACCCTGAGATATCTGGATACTTGCGGTCGCCAGGCTTTCCGCATTGCTGCGCACGCTGGTGACAATCCCTGACAGAGACGACTGCATCTCTTGCAGTTGAGCGAGCAGGCTCACGTGGTCATGATCCTTCACCGGAATCGGGCTGGAAAGATCGCCTTGCGCCATCTGGCTGACCACCTGTGCCGCTATCACCGGCTCACCGCCCAGTTGCCGCAGCAGGCTGCGCAGAATCACCGCGCCCAGCACCACCGACCCCAGCGCAACGATGGCGGCGGCAAGCAATGAAATAATACGCGCCGTGACATCGCTGCTTTGCTGCGCAACCACCTTCTTGTTCGCCAGATCATCCTGAGCTTTTTTTAACGCGGACAACTCGCCAAATGTCTTGTCAGCCGGCCCCTTAACTTCATTTTTATTAATTTCGCTGGCGTTTTTTATATCGCCAGACTCAACGGCCTGCACCTGATGTTCCATGCCTTTGCGCATTAACGTGTAAGACGACGACAGCCCGTCAAAAGACTGCGCCATTGTGGGGTCAATAATGGTTTTCAGTTTACTTAACAGCCCCTCCACCTTCGTGAAGTTCTCGGTATTCTGACTTTTCCATCCGGCAATCGATGCCGGGTCGCCAATGGCGATCATACGCAAAATGTTGATGTCTACACGCGTAAGCAGGCCGTCAATCTGGCCGATAATCGACGCGGCCTGATAGTCCTTTTCATACAGACGTTGTAATTCTGAAGTGATGGCGGTCTGGCGGGAGAGCAGAAATACGACCAGGACCATAAAGGAGATGATGATAGCGGCGATCATCATCGCCAGCTTTTTTTTAACAGTCCATACATTCATAAGTTGTTCTCAATTATAACGGTCCGATGAAATAGACACAGATAACCTTGCGGCATGATCTGTCATGTGACGAAATTATTTCGTACCCAAATGATATCGACAGTCGGCGGAGGCTCTTGAACGCGAAAGATAATTAATGGCGCGAAAGCGCGGGCATGAATTGTAATAAATGATGAACCGGCGAGTAGGGTTTACCGTGGTAGGGAGCAAAAGGTGATAACATCCCCTCCGCCAGCAAGCCGAGAGAATAAAAAAAGCGAGCCTCAGGCTCGCTTCGGCATGGTTCGACTGACCACGCACCCCGCCCTGGAGGCCCGCCGGTCAGGGCTGGCCTCGGGAGCGGCATAGCATTACGCCTCGCTTGCCGTCTCCGCCTCAGGAACACGGACAATGCGGACCAGCTCGATACGATAGTCCGTCGCTTCCACGATCAGGAAACGTAACCGATATAGCTCCAGCGAATCCCCCACTTTGGGGAACTCGTCGCTGTGCGCCAGCAGCAGGCCGGCCAGCGAGGTATAGTCTTCTTTCGGATCGACCAAATCCTGCACGTTGAGCACCTGCTGCAGCGAATGCAGATCGGTACCGCCTCGCACCAGCCAGCCGTCGCCGTCTTCAATGATATCCAGCGTTTCGTCTTCATCCGGGAATTCGCCGGCGATCGCTTCCAGAATATCCAGCGGCGTCACCAGCCCCTGTACCACGCCAAACTCGTTGGTGATTATCACCAGGCTGCCTTTCGCACGACGCAGCACCGGCAACAGGTTGATAACATCCAGCGTTTCCGGCACCACGATCGGCGGGTTGGCGGCGGCGAACTGTTCCACATCGGTATGTTCATCCAGCGCCACCAGCAGGTCTTTGGCCCGCACCACGCCGACCAGCTCATCCAGCGAGCCGCGGCACACCGGGAACAGGCTGTGCGGCGTGTCCAGCAGTTGCAGGCGAATGTCTTCCACCGATCGTTCGCAGTCCACCCAGGAGATATCGGTACGCGGCGTCATCACGCTGCGCAGGGAACGGGAGGCCAGCGTCAGCACGCCGCTGATCATATAACGTTCTTCTTCAGCGAAGGTTTCTTCCGGTTGCTGCTGCGGCTGCTCTTCCTGATCGTCGAGGTTGGCTTTCCGCGACCCCATCAGGCGCAGAATCGCTTCGGCGGTACGCTCTCGCATCGGCCGGTGCGATTGATGCTTAATGAAGTTGTGCCGGGCGATCTGATTAAACATCTCGATCACGATCGAGAAGCCGATTGCGGCATACAGGTAACCTTTCGGAATATGGAAACCAAACCCTTCCGCCACCAGACTCAAACCGATCATCAGCAGGAAGCTGAGACAGAGCACCACCACCGTCGGGTGGGCGTTCACAAAGCGGGTCAGCGGTTTGGACGCCAGCAGCATCACGGCCATGGCGATCACCACGGCGGTCATCATCACGCCTAAATGGTTCACCATCCCCACCGCGGTAATGACCGCGTCGAGGGAGAATACCGCGTCCAGAATAACAATCTGCACGACCACCGCCCAAAAACTGGCCTGCGCGCGGTTGGCGTTCGGGTCGTGCGGGCGGTTTTCCAGCCGTTCATGCAACTCCATAGTGGCTTTGAACAGCAGGAACAGCCCCCCGGCCAGCAAAATCAGGTCACGGCCGGAAAAACTGAACTCCCCGACGGAAAACAGCGGTCGCGTCAGCGTCACCATCCAGGAAATCAGCGATAGCAGGCCAAGCCGCATCAATAGCGCCAGCGACAGACCGATGATACGCGCTTTGTCACGCTGTTTAGCCGGCAGCTTATCCGCCAGAATGGCGATGAACACCAGGTTGTCGATACCCAATACAATTTCGAGTACCACCAACGTCAATAAGCCTGCCCAGATTGAGGGATCCAGCAAAAATTCCATGTCAGACTCCGGAAAATGAACGAGCGAACGACATCAATGCAGCGGCATTGTGCGGCGGAAGCAAAAGGGAAATATCAGTACAGGGCTGAATTCGGCCTGAATGGCCCACTGAGTGAAAAACACCACCGGTCAGCGCCGGGGCAAAAGAAATGAATCGTCGGTGACAGTCCATGGGAAGGGCGTTTACCCGTTACTCCTCTGTAATTAAAGGGAGAATAACTTTAACAGAGTTAATGCCATTTTCCACAACGATTTTGCCTCACTCCGCGAAGCGGGTCGCATTCATTGGCATCACTGGTCTTCTTGAATGTATTTCGCCGCCGATTATCGACCGATATCACATAATTTATTTCTTCGACCCCTAAAATAAATCCTGCGATATCAGGCTGGCCTGAATCGATTCATAACCCGGCATGATGAGTGTCGTAAACGCTTTTTGTGCCATCTATCGGGCAAGAAACGGTATTACAGCCATACTGAATATCGCTCACGGATAAACGTGACTAATTTATCCAGATTATCAGACAGATTTCACTCTCAACAAAACAGTGATTCATGAAAGGAGGGAGCAAGTGAGTATTGCCATCATGCTATGCACTCACGGCGCCACTGCCGGTCCGCTGCTAAATACAGCTGAAATGATTCTTGGTGAACAGAGTAACGTTGGCTGGATTGATTTTGTTCCCGGCGAAAACGCCGAGATCCTGATGGAAAAATATCAGGCGAAGCTGGCCGAACTGGACACCTCGGAAGGTGTGTTTTTTCTGGTGGACACCTGGGGAGGTAGCCCGTTTAACGCCGCCAGTCGTTTGGTGAATGACAAGAAAAATCATGAAGTGGTCGCCGGGGTCAATATTCCAATGCTGGTCGAGACGTTTATGGCCCGCGATGACAACCCTGAATTTGGTGAACTGGTGGCGATCGCGGTGGAGGCCGGTCGCGCTGGCGTCAAAGCGCTGAAGGCGCCCGACCCCGAGAAAGCGCCCCGTCCCGCGCCCGTCAGCGCCAAACCGGCAGCCGCGCCGGGAGCCGGCGGACACATGAAGATCGGGCTGGCGCGTATCGACGACCGTCTGATCCACGGGCAGGTCGCCACCCGCTGGACCAAGGAAACCAACGTCAACCGGATTATTGTAGTCAGTGACGAAGTGGCGGCGGACAACGTGCGAAAAACCCTGCTGACGCAGGTGGCCCCGCCCGGTGTCTCGGCCCACGTGGTCGACGTCGCCAAGGCGGTCAGGGTTTACAACAACGCCAAATACGCCTCCGACCGCGTCATGTTGCTGTTCACCAACCCGACCGACGTGCTGCGGCTGGTGGAGGATGACGTCAAGATTACCTCGGTCAACATCGGCGGCATGGCCTATCGTCAGGGCAAAACCCAGGTCAATAACGCCGTTTCGATTGACGATAAGGATATCGCGGCGTTCAACAAGCTCCATGAGCGCGGTATTGAACTGGAAGTCCGCAAAGTGTCGACAGATACCAAAATTAATATGATGGATTTGATCACCAAGGTGGCGCGTTAACACGTCCGGAACAACGGACTGTGTAACGACGTTATTTTTCGGACCACTATTCTCACAGGAGAAGTACCATGGAGATCACCACGCTTCAAATCGTGCTGATATTTATCGTGGCCTGTATTTCAGGTATGGGTTCTATTCTCGACGAATTCCAGTTTCACCGGCCGCTGGTGGCTTGTACCCTGATCGGGCTGGTGCTGGGCGACATGAAAACCGGGATCATTATCGGCGGTACGCTGGAAATGATCGCGTTGGGCTGGATGAACATCGGGGCCGCCGTTGCGCCTGATGCGGCGCTGGCCTCCATTATTTCCACCATTCTGGTCATCGCCGGCGGGCAAAGCGTCGGCGCAGGGATTGCGCTGGCGATTCCGCTGGCGGCCGCAGGCCAGGTACTGACCATTATTGTGCGCACCATCACCGTCGCCTTCCAGCATGCCGCCGACAGCGCGGCCGAGCGCGGCAATCTTTCCGCCATCAGTTGGATTCACGTTTCCGCTCTGCTATTGCAGGCTATGCGCATCGCCATTCCGGCGGTGATCGTCGCTATCTCGGTCGGGACTGAAGCGGTGCACGGCCTGCTCTCTTCCATCCCCGATGTGGTCACTACCGGTCTGAACATCGCCGGCGGCATGATCGTGGTCGTCGGTTATGCCATGGTCATCAACATGATGCGGGCCGGCTATCTGATGCCGTTCTTCTATCTGGGGTTCGTTACCGCCGCCTTCACCAACTTCAATCTGGTGGCGCTGGGCGTTATCGGCGTCGTCATGGCGGTGCTGTATATCCAGCTCAGCCCCAAATACAACAAAGCTCAGGGTGTGGCGGCCGCATCGTCAAACAACGATCTTGATAACGAACTGGATTAACAGGAGAGCAAGAAATGGTGGATACGACAAAGAAACTGACTCCCAGCGATATTCGCGCCGTATTTCTGCGTTCTAACCTGTTCCAGGGGTCGTGGAATTTCGAACGCATGCAGGCACTGGGGTTTTGCTTTTCCATGGTACCGGTGATCCGTCGCCTTTACCCGGAGAATTCGGAAGAGCGTAAGCAGGCCATCAAACGTCATCTGGAATTTTTCAATACCCAGCCTTTCGTCGCCGCGCCGGTATTGGGCGTGACCATGGCGATGGAAGAACAGCGCGCCAACGGCGCACCGATTGATGACGGGGCGATCAACGGCCTGAAAGTCGGGCTGATGGGGCCGCTGGCCGGCGTTGGCGACCCGATATTCTGGGGAACCGCGC
The DNA window shown above is from Dickeya dadantii NCPPB 898 and carries:
- a CDS encoding PTS mannose/fructose/sorbose transporter subunit IIC — protein: MEITTLQIVLIFIVACISGMGSILDEFQFHRPLVACTLIGLVLGDMKTGIIIGGTLEMIALGWMNIGAAVAPDAALASIISTILVIAGGQSVGAGIALAIPLAAAGQVLTIIVRTITVAFQHAADSAAERGNLSAISWIHVSALLLQAMRIAIPAVIVAISVGTEAVHGLLSSIPDVVTTGLNIAGGMIVVVGYAMVINMMRAGYLMPFFYLGFVTAAFTNFNLVALGVIGVVMAVLYIQLSPKYNKAQGVAAASSNNDLDNELD
- a CDS encoding methyl-accepting chemotaxis protein — protein: MNVWTVKKKLAMMIAAIIISFMVLVVFLLSRQTAITSELQRLYEKDYQAASIIGQIDGLLTRVDINILRMIAIGDPASIAGWKSQNTENFTKVEGLLSKLKTIIDPTMAQSFDGLSSSYTLMRKGMEHQVQAVESGDIKNASEINKNEVKGPADKTFGELSALKKAQDDLANKKVVAQQSSDVTARIISLLAAAIVALGSVVLGAVILRSLLRQLGGEPVIAAQVVSQMAQGDLSSPIPVKDHDHVSLLAQLQEMQSSLSGIVTSVRSNAESLATASIQISQGNQDLSQRTEEQASALQQTSATMEQLGSTVSNNAENARQANQLALGASTLAAEGGNMVERVIETMKGINDSSKKISDIINVIDSIAFQTNILALNAAVEAARAGEQGRGFAVVASEVRSLAQRSANAAKEISTLITNSVGQVEQGSQLVDETGATMTQIVAAINQVTDIVSEISASSLEQSSGVKQVGQAITQIDTVTQQNAALVEESAAAAENLKEQAQQLVQAVAVFQVTSNAAQPRLFLGR
- a CDS encoding TerC family protein translates to MEFLLDPSIWAGLLTLVVLEIVLGIDNLVFIAILADKLPAKQRDKARIIGLSLALLMRLGLLSLISWMVTLTRPLFSVGEFSFSGRDLILLAGGLFLLFKATMELHERLENRPHDPNANRAQASFWAVVVQIVILDAVFSLDAVITAVGMVNHLGVMMTAVVIAMAVMLLASKPLTRFVNAHPTVVVLCLSFLLMIGLSLVAEGFGFHIPKGYLYAAIGFSIVIEMFNQIARHNFIKHQSHRPMRERTAEAILRLMGSRKANLDDQEEQPQQQPEETFAEEERYMISGVLTLASRSLRSVMTPRTDISWVDCERSVEDIRLQLLDTPHSLFPVCRGSLDELVGVVRAKDLLVALDEHTDVEQFAAANPPIVVPETLDVINLLPVLRRAKGSLVIITNEFGVVQGLVTPLDILEAIAGEFPDEDETLDIIEDGDGWLVRGGTDLHSLQQVLNVQDLVDPKEDYTSLAGLLLAHSDEFPKVGDSLELYRLRFLIVEATDYRIELVRIVRVPEAETASEA
- a CDS encoding L-serine ammonia-lyase; the encoded protein is MISVFDMFKIGIGPSSSHTVGPMKAGKQFVDELQQRDLLSRTERVTVEVYGSLALTGKGHHTDIAIILGLAGNQPDTVDIDAIPAFIRDVEQTERLSLAGTHEVAFPREGGMIFRGENLPLHENGMTLTAFAADLPLFRQTYYSIGGGFIVDEAHFGQSQESTFTVPHPYRSAREILEHCKQSGLSISGMMMRNELALHSRQEIEDYFAAVWQTMRACMDRGMNTEGVLPGPLRVPRRAAALRRMLVSSDKLSNDPMNVVDWVNMFALAVNEENAAGGRVVTAPTNGACGIVPAVLAYYDHFIEPVGPGIYLRYFMAAGAIGTLYKMNASISGAEVGCQGEVGVACSMAAAGLAELLGASPEQVCVAAEIGMEHNLGLTCDPVAGQVQVPCIERNAIAAVKAINATRMAVRRTTEARVSLDKVIETMYETGKDMNAKYRETSRGGLAIKVQCD
- the manX gene encoding PTS mannose transporter subunit IIAB — protein: MSIAIMLCTHGATAGPLLNTAEMILGEQSNVGWIDFVPGENAEILMEKYQAKLAELDTSEGVFFLVDTWGGSPFNAASRLVNDKKNHEVVAGVNIPMLVETFMARDDNPEFGELVAIAVEAGRAGVKALKAPDPEKAPRPAPVSAKPAAAPGAGGHMKIGLARIDDRLIHGQVATRWTKETNVNRIIVVSDEVAADNVRKTLLTQVAPPGVSAHVVDVAKAVRVYNNAKYASDRVMLLFTNPTDVLRLVEDDVKITSVNIGGMAYRQGKTQVNNAVSIDDKDIAAFNKLHERGIELEVRKVSTDTKINMMDLITKVAR
- a CDS encoding CoA pyrophosphatase; its protein translation is MTDATLLPLLDRTDGYRPYDLDAFITRFQLQTAPGLPVTQYHRQAAVLVPIIRRPDPCLLLTRRSPRLRKHAGQVAFPGGAADPDDRSLIATALREAQEEVAIPPASVQILGTLPAFDSVSGYQVTPVVGLLPENTPFHPNADEVAELFEMPLRDAFALQRYHSLDIERRQQRHRVYLSWYRQQFVWGLTAAIIRHLALQVATSEPA